A single genomic interval of uncultured Pseudodesulfovibrio sp. harbors:
- a CDS encoding efflux RND transporter permease subunit, protein MSIVRKDTPIQGVIRMTLGQKVFVNLLFILLMVVGVFCVFELPVERYPDVRMGKVIISGFLPGASPDEVETLVTRKIEDALEDLENVEFIRSRSFRQRASIMVKFLDDTDYDTLYDELRFKVLSIQNDLPAEMDPPTFMVIRVSEWLPVIAVNLVGDRSNRALTLMAEEMKIPLQRIDGVKEVQIDGEYSREFHVSLDSQKLMRLGVTFDEVGKALEGANISVPAGDFVSESGEYVIVVDEKFRSRDEIASTIIRRDLDGSFVTVGDVLFDAGMSYRDPFVISSVNGKDSVAVKIIKTPDGNALDIGAEVEKVVAGFQSVLAKEGVEAVLTQDQRVYINENINTLGSNLLVGIFLVCGCIWVVMGFRNAMLTTVGVPFAFLVTMIIMWLTGNSLNEITLFSFVLVSGIIVDDAIVVVENIYRHVQEGKALKEAVIGGTSEVFLPVLAATSTTVAAFLPMLIMSGSTGEFFAQVPKAVSFAILASIIECLFILPPHFLDWPGAKRLEKEIRTHARRASDPKFLVKIKEVTELVLELSMKHRWKSLLVVFGSFLMALVIFGVSVSGVMPLLRIKFFPDEYSLYYVSMEGPVGVDVYTSSQKAKEVSSFIKGFGPGTTKSCSGLGGMDINEDYESVFGSNRAIITVELPAKGEQHFIENPDNDPLLLLDVVREKLKRFETDGWTLRVWPEKGGPPAGKDVNIRVLGPDQESVLGLEEEVYSWVKNNENLAPYLYDFMADTGTDNRVFRFSPVPSLVSEYGLTPAQVVSLAGGILDGRFVGKFRVEDEDVDLRMKIAKRYLEQPEDALDIPVLEDDEGPVRVGDLVEVETYREPGQLNRFQGQRAVTLTANIRPDAPVSASTVVHDVKEFYETIQGKYPGATLNFAGEYESTGRSFTSLLYAFLIAIMMIYMILACQFQSYIQPVIILSAVAFALTGVVFGTFLTRSLFTVNSFIATVGVTGVVVNDSLVLLDFINRLYEAGYSRAEAIREGVRIRLRPILLTTLTTTLGLLPMALGIPYYSLVWGTMATTFVTGLCVATTLTLFIMPIEWDLIMRRKERKEAKRAEKLATQQES, encoded by the coding sequence ATGTCGATTGTGAGGAAGGATACGCCGATTCAGGGGGTGATTCGGATGACCCTTGGACAAAAGGTTTTCGTCAATCTTTTGTTCATATTATTGATGGTGGTCGGCGTTTTCTGCGTCTTTGAGTTGCCGGTAGAGCGATATCCTGATGTTCGCATGGGGAAGGTCATTATCAGCGGTTTTCTACCCGGTGCCAGCCCGGATGAAGTGGAAACTCTGGTGACTCGCAAGATCGAGGATGCCTTGGAGGATCTGGAAAACGTGGAGTTCATTCGTTCTCGTTCTTTCCGGCAACGCGCCTCCATCATGGTCAAGTTCCTCGACGATACGGATTACGACACCCTGTACGACGAGTTGCGATTCAAGGTCCTTTCAATACAGAACGATTTACCTGCGGAAATGGACCCTCCGACCTTCATGGTCATTCGCGTCAGTGAATGGTTGCCTGTTATTGCGGTTAATCTTGTGGGGGATCGATCGAACAGGGCATTGACCCTGATGGCAGAGGAGATGAAAATACCGTTGCAGCGCATCGACGGGGTCAAGGAAGTTCAGATCGACGGTGAGTATTCGCGAGAGTTCCACGTTTCTCTCGATTCGCAAAAGCTGATGCGTCTGGGGGTGACTTTCGATGAAGTCGGAAAGGCTCTGGAAGGTGCTAATATTTCGGTTCCAGCCGGTGATTTTGTCAGTGAGTCAGGAGAATACGTCATTGTCGTTGACGAGAAATTCAGGTCGCGGGATGAGATTGCCTCGACTATAATTCGCAGGGATCTTGACGGCTCGTTCGTGACGGTAGGTGATGTCCTTTTTGATGCGGGTATGAGTTACCGCGACCCGTTCGTCATTTCCTCGGTCAATGGCAAGGACTCCGTTGCCGTGAAGATTATCAAGACTCCGGATGGAAATGCTCTTGATATCGGCGCAGAAGTTGAGAAGGTGGTGGCTGGGTTTCAGTCCGTTCTTGCAAAGGAAGGTGTGGAAGCGGTTCTGACGCAGGACCAGCGTGTTTACATCAACGAGAATATCAATACGCTCGGTTCCAACCTTCTGGTCGGTATTTTCCTTGTCTGCGGGTGCATTTGGGTTGTCATGGGATTTCGTAATGCCATGCTGACTACAGTAGGCGTTCCCTTCGCCTTTCTGGTTACCATGATCATCATGTGGCTGACAGGCAATTCACTTAATGAGATCACCTTGTTCTCCTTTGTGCTTGTCAGCGGTATCATCGTGGATGACGCCATCGTGGTGGTAGAGAATATCTATCGCCATGTGCAGGAAGGAAAAGCTCTCAAGGAAGCTGTCATTGGCGGGACAAGCGAGGTCTTCCTTCCTGTGCTTGCCGCTACATCCACGACTGTGGCGGCATTTTTGCCCATGCTTATAATGTCCGGTTCAACGGGTGAGTTTTTTGCACAAGTTCCCAAGGCGGTTTCTTTTGCCATCCTTGCTTCAATCATCGAATGCCTGTTTATTCTGCCTCCGCATTTTCTGGATTGGCCGGGAGCAAAGAGACTGGAAAAGGAAATCCGGACCCATGCCCGCAGGGCTTCTGATCCGAAATTCCTGGTGAAGATCAAGGAAGTGACTGAGCTTGTTTTAGAGCTTTCCATGAAACATAGGTGGAAAAGCCTGTTGGTCGTATTTGGATCTTTTTTGATGGCACTCGTGATATTCGGGGTGTCTGTCTCTGGTGTCATGCCGTTGTTGCGGATAAAGTTTTTCCCTGACGAGTACAGTCTTTATTATGTCTCCATGGAAGGACCGGTTGGGGTTGATGTCTACACGTCATCCCAGAAGGCCAAGGAGGTCTCGAGTTTCATCAAGGGGTTTGGTCCCGGCACGACCAAGTCCTGCTCCGGGCTTGGAGGGATGGATATCAATGAGGATTATGAAAGCGTATTCGGTTCCAACAGGGCCATTATCACGGTGGAATTACCGGCTAAAGGTGAACAGCATTTTATTGAGAATCCAGACAATGATCCGTTGCTCCTTCTTGATGTCGTACGGGAAAAGTTGAAACGGTTCGAGACTGATGGGTGGACATTGCGCGTCTGGCCGGAAAAGGGTGGGCCACCAGCAGGCAAGGATGTCAATATCCGCGTTCTCGGTCCTGATCAGGAGTCCGTTCTCGGTCTTGAGGAAGAAGTGTATTCGTGGGTAAAGAACAATGAAAATCTTGCTCCGTATTTATATGATTTTATGGCTGATACCGGCACGGACAACCGTGTGTTTCGGTTCAGTCCGGTTCCGAGCCTTGTGTCTGAATACGGTTTGACACCGGCGCAGGTTGTCTCGCTTGCCGGTGGTATTCTTGATGGACGTTTTGTCGGTAAATTCCGGGTTGAAGATGAGGATGTCGACCTGAGGATGAAAATTGCCAAGCGGTATCTTGAACAGCCTGAAGATGCGCTGGATATTCCTGTGCTTGAGGACGACGAAGGGCCTGTTCGAGTGGGCGATCTTGTTGAGGTGGAGACGTATCGCGAGCCGGGACAGTTGAATCGTTTTCAGGGGCAGCGAGCTGTCACTCTGACCGCGAACATACGGCCTGACGCTCCCGTAAGCGCATCGACAGTGGTTCACGACGTCAAAGAGTTTTATGAGACCATTCAGGGGAAATATCCGGGAGCGACATTGAATTTCGCAGGAGAATACGAGTCAACCGGACGTTCTTTTACTTCACTCTTGTATGCCTTTTTGATCGCGATCATGATGATTTACATGATTCTGGCTTGTCAGTTTCAATCGTATATCCAGCCGGTCATCATCTTGTCTGCGGTTGCTTTTGCATTGACAGGGGTGGTGTTTGGCACCTTTCTGACCCGGTCATTATTCACGGTCAACAGCTTTATCGCCACAGTGGGCGTCACAGGGGTTGTGGTGAATGATTCGCTGGTCCTGTTGGATTTCATCAATCGACTGTATGAAGCCGGTTACAGCCGTGCCGAAGCCATACGTGAAGGCGTGCGAATTCGTCTCAGGCCGATTTTATTGACAACATTGACCACGACGCTCGGATTGCTGCCGATGGCGCTGGGCATCCCGTATTATTCACTCGTATGGGGTACCATGGCGACAACATTTGTCACTGGTTTGTGCGTAGCCACCACTTTGACCTTGTTCATTATGCCCATCGAGTGGGACCTGATCATGCGTAGAAAGGAGCGCAAGGAAGCGAAGCGTGCAGAGAAGCTGGCGACGCAGCAGGAAAGCTGA
- a CDS encoding efflux RND transporter periplasmic adaptor subunit — protein MKWRFLLIVFLFILIGCGNDRPGGETEVDAGKNEVVADIPAKEAETISASKSSSAETFVVQAAARRSSLTGFTRARNSMTLVTEESGRVHKVVADVGDTLGSHGLFAELDTTFIELDLAGNRAEQQRLKSELTYNKKEMERYETLVKNQNAPQSTLDNNIRAHQSAYQQLRAKQIEEQVLMERMKRFSLLGPAGWKVVTRYIEPEEWITKGEKVAELGRYDVLLVPFALTSEEYRALKKQGDTVALRLTDLDKVIEAKVARVSPGFDSQTRKINVDLEIDKGDFEFRGGLRVELTIDLPDPGGAVVVPKSALIKAYEEYFLITPDDTRVRVVLLGSADNDMRRVTSPEVSPGDRFLLHP, from the coding sequence ATGAAATGGCGATTTTTATTGATTGTATTTCTTTTTATCCTCATTGGGTGTGGCAATGATCGGCCCGGGGGAGAAACAGAAGTTGATGCCGGAAAAAATGAAGTTGTTGCAGATATCCCTGCAAAAGAGGCTGAAACCATTTCGGCATCCAAGTCGAGTTCAGCCGAAACCTTTGTGGTACAAGCCGCAGCGCGTCGGTCTTCACTCACCGGATTTACCCGCGCGCGTAATTCGATGACGCTGGTTACTGAAGAGTCGGGGCGGGTGCATAAGGTTGTAGCGGATGTTGGTGATACGCTGGGCAGTCACGGTTTGTTTGCCGAACTGGACACGACGTTTATTGAGCTTGATCTGGCTGGTAATCGTGCCGAGCAGCAACGTCTCAAGAGTGAGTTGACGTATAACAAGAAGGAAATGGAGCGGTACGAAACTCTGGTGAAAAACCAGAATGCTCCTCAATCCACATTGGATAACAATATTCGCGCTCATCAGTCTGCTTACCAGCAGCTTCGAGCCAAGCAGATTGAAGAACAGGTGCTCATGGAGCGCATGAAGCGATTTTCGCTGCTGGGACCGGCTGGATGGAAGGTCGTGACTCGTTACATTGAACCGGAAGAATGGATCACCAAGGGAGAGAAGGTTGCCGAACTTGGGCGGTATGATGTTCTGCTGGTACCGTTTGCCCTGACCAGTGAAGAGTACCGGGCTCTCAAGAAGCAGGGCGATACCGTTGCCCTCAGACTGACTGATTTGGATAAAGTCATTGAGGCCAAGGTGGCGCGGGTTTCTCCGGGGTTTGATTCGCAGACTCGTAAGATCAACGTCGATCTCGAAATCGACAAGGGGGATTTCGAGTTTCGGGGTGGACTCAGGGTAGAGCTGACAATTGATCTGCCCGACCCCGGTGGTGCCGTCGTTGTACCCAAATCTGCGCTCATAAAGGCATATGAAGAGTATTTTCTGATTACTCCCGATGATACGCGTGTTCGTGTCGTGCTGCTCGGGAGCGCCGACAACGACATGCGTCGGGTTACCAGCCCGGAAGTCTCCCCCGGAGACAGATTCCTTTTGCATCCGTAA
- a CDS encoding PAS domain S-box protein, producing the protein MFKRFRESLIAKMILSGGVTLILCVFLWTGFNVYYFKRNVMTNVMSDIAMLSDTIMLGLHYAMMLDSENDVKENINNISKQEEIRNIRVYNKEGEIVFSNTPEEVGKVIDMKSPSCWTCHQYESPPASMDLSERSRMLEVDGQRLMGIMTPIPNSPGCSPGPCHVHKKEEQILGLLDVTVDMDHKYAMISMFERANVGISVVVFALTFLALFVFSYRFIFRPIKRFIAATRGISAGEEFTSIDVEQVDEIGTLGEAFNLMGRRVTDKHRELLDQREEFRNLFDNVPCFVSVVDRNYRVVRHNNAYERHFGSPMGKQCWQINKGRLEKCEICPVERTFRDGSSQVSEESGMSKDGKPIHYIVYTSPVRDKDGNIIAAMEMMIDITRRKELESKLAASEHRYHAIFDSIPSAVFVLDQETLEIINCNESSKDIYGWNADELRGKSFLDLFRDEEADEWNHIVRAKREIEQCTHITREGRSIFVIMRISPVCFEGRDTLIVTCSDVTKKLEAEQQLIQASKMTTLGEMSTGVAHELNQPLTILKAISNLLSRKVTMKKALEPDIMEEMAEGISTHVDRASKIIEHMREFGRKSDMRTMPVQINEVLQRGFEFFSKQLSVHNIEVVWELDESLPMTMADSNRLEQVVINLLLNARDAIEDRWHGESLHADKRIQIKSFCFDESVVFRVCDTGSGIPESIRERLFEPFFTTKEVGKGTGLGLSISYGIVGDYGGDIKAVAWEGEGACFEISFPRAECEL; encoded by the coding sequence ATGTTCAAGAGATTCCGCGAAAGCCTTATCGCCAAGATGATTCTTTCGGGTGGAGTTACGCTGATTCTGTGCGTATTTCTCTGGACCGGTTTCAATGTGTATTATTTCAAGCGAAACGTCATGACCAATGTTATGTCTGATATCGCCATGCTTTCGGATACCATCATGCTCGGGCTGCATTACGCCATGATGCTTGATTCCGAAAACGACGTTAAAGAGAACATCAACAATATCAGCAAGCAGGAAGAGATCCGGAATATCAGGGTCTACAACAAGGAAGGCGAGATAGTCTTTTCCAATACCCCTGAGGAGGTGGGAAAGGTTATCGACATGAAGTCTCCTTCCTGCTGGACCTGCCATCAGTACGAGTCCCCGCCAGCCTCCATGGATTTGTCCGAACGAAGCAGAATGCTTGAGGTCGACGGCCAGCGGCTGATGGGGATCATGACTCCCATTCCGAATTCTCCCGGCTGTTCTCCGGGGCCTTGCCATGTTCACAAGAAGGAAGAGCAGATTCTCGGTCTGCTGGACGTGACTGTGGACATGGACCACAAGTATGCCATGATCAGCATGTTTGAGCGTGCCAATGTGGGCATTTCCGTAGTGGTCTTTGCTCTTACTTTCCTGGCTTTGTTTGTTTTTTCCTATCGTTTCATTTTCCGTCCCATTAAGCGGTTTATCGCTGCGACACGCGGGATAAGTGCCGGAGAGGAATTTACCAGCATTGACGTTGAGCAGGTTGACGAGATCGGAACGCTTGGTGAGGCCTTCAACCTTATGGGAAGGCGGGTCACGGACAAGCACCGGGAATTGCTTGACCAGCGTGAGGAATTCCGCAACCTGTTTGATAATGTGCCTTGTTTTGTGAGTGTGGTGGACCGGAACTATCGGGTTGTCCGACATAACAATGCTTACGAGCGTCACTTCGGCAGTCCCATGGGGAAACAGTGTTGGCAGATCAACAAGGGGCGGCTTGAGAAATGCGAAATATGTCCTGTGGAACGCACGTTCCGTGATGGTTCTTCCCAAGTGTCAGAAGAATCAGGCATGTCCAAGGATGGCAAGCCCATTCATTATATCGTGTATACTTCACCGGTCCGTGATAAGGACGGCAATATTATCGCGGCGATGGAGATGATGATCGACATTACCCGGCGAAAGGAGCTGGAGAGCAAGCTTGCGGCTTCCGAGCATCGTTATCATGCGATTTTCGACTCCATTCCCAGTGCCGTGTTCGTGTTGGATCAGGAGACGCTGGAAATCATCAATTGCAATGAGTCTTCCAAGGATATTTATGGTTGGAATGCCGATGAACTGCGTGGCAAGTCGTTTCTTGATCTCTTCCGGGACGAGGAGGCGGATGAGTGGAACCACATTGTTCGGGCCAAGCGTGAGATAGAGCAATGCACGCATATCACGCGGGAAGGGCGATCCATTTTTGTCATCATGCGGATTTCCCCGGTTTGCTTCGAAGGACGCGATACGCTTATTGTCACCTGCTCGGACGTGACCAAGAAACTCGAAGCCGAACAGCAGCTCATTCAGGCCAGCAAGATGACCACGCTGGGCGAGATGTCCACCGGCGTGGCCCACGAACTGAACCAGCCTTTGACCATTCTCAAGGCTATCAGCAATCTGCTTTCCCGCAAGGTGACCATGAAGAAGGCACTGGAGCCTGACATCATGGAAGAGATGGCCGAAGGGATCAGTACGCACGTGGACCGGGCCAGCAAGATTATTGAGCATATGCGTGAATTCGGCCGCAAGTCTGACATGAGAACCATGCCTGTTCAGATCAATGAGGTCTTGCAGCGCGGATTCGAATTTTTCAGCAAACAACTTAGCGTTCACAACATTGAGGTCGTCTGGGAGCTTGATGAAAGTCTGCCCATGACCATGGCTGATTCCAACCGGCTGGAGCAGGTGGTTATCAATCTTCTTCTCAACGCACGGGATGCCATTGAAGATCGCTGGCATGGTGAAAGTCTGCACGCGGACAAGCGAATTCAGATCAAATCGTTCTGTTTTGATGAGAGTGTTGTTTTCCGGGTATGTGACACGGGTTCCGGTATTCCGGAATCCATTCGTGAGCGATTGTTCGAGCCGTTTTTCACCACCAAGGAAGTAGGCAAGGGAACAGGACTGGGGCTTTCCATTTCTTATGGTATTGTCGGAGACTACGGCGGCGATATCAAGGCTGTGGCGTGGGAAGGAGAAGGTGCGTGTTTCGAGATTTCCTTTCCGCGGGCAGAATGTGAATTGTAG
- a CDS encoding Rrf2 family transcriptional regulator, producing the protein MKLTTRSRYGTRLLLDIAMHSEEGRPVPSKDTAEREGLSLKYLEKLIKMLKQAGYVKGKRGPNGGNMLVKKPEEISIGKVAQVLDGEEHVYGCDADVSICSRAAVCLKRSIWDDASNAMYKMLDSYSLADLMKDASLCPHENLDKLKVVDPDDVS; encoded by the coding sequence ATGAAACTGACCACACGAAGCAGATACGGCACACGACTTCTCCTTGATATCGCCATGCATTCCGAAGAAGGGCGCCCTGTGCCCAGCAAGGATACCGCAGAGCGTGAAGGGCTTTCTCTCAAGTATCTTGAAAAGCTTATAAAAATGCTTAAGCAGGCCGGATACGTTAAGGGTAAGCGAGGTCCGAACGGTGGGAATATGCTCGTCAAAAAACCAGAAGAAATTTCCATCGGCAAGGTGGCGCAGGTGCTGGATGGGGAAGAGCATGTTTACGGCTGCGACGCCGATGTTTCCATCTGTTCGCGTGCGGCAGTCTGCCTCAAGCGATCCATCTGGGATGATGCCAGCAACGCCATGTACAAGATGCTTGATTCGTATTCCCTCGCCGATCTGATGAAGGACGCGAGCCTGTGTCCGCATGAAAATCTTGATAAACTCAAGGTCGTCGACCCGGACGACGTTTCGTAA
- a CDS encoding response regulator has translation MDFRKLMLVDDEEGVRRFLGLSLIDLGYEVKTAENGEAALKLFEEFQPEIVFTDIKMPVMDGIELLKSIKAKAPETEVIMITGHGDMDLAIESLKYDASDFITKPINNDVLEVSLDRARERFGMKRQLRDYTENLERLVEEKTSRIIELERQNAACQVVTGLSDALSNAAQEVETGSGLFNELPCLVSIHNRYLEIVAHNTLFEERLGNHVGSNSFDIYSDRDGAGNACPVQLTFQTGKGQRSKENFLGRDGEEIPVTVYTAPLPNKDGEIELVLDISVDMSELSRLKDELLTTQYKYQRLFDEAPCYISVQNPDFSISEVNRLFKRDFGEGVNNFCYDSYKHRNEPCSDCPVHKTLLDGKSRQRETVVTTLSGEQKNVLVWSAPIRDASGKIVQAMELSTDITEIRRLQDHLTSLGIMLGSMSHGVKGMLTSLDGGIYRLESGLKKGDEKRVQDATRVLKSMIGRVKKMVLDILYYAKSRELETETVDAAAFLRETVEITVPKAKAAGVEFVCTIPDDLGKLQADTGAVSAALVNFLENGVDACEGRGVDGGGRLEFVAERDERGLVITVADNGMGMDRETREKIFTLFFSSKGKRGTGIGLFISNQTIELHGGSIDVDSSPDKGSRFTIVLPEKTSLTE, from the coding sequence ATGGACTTCAGGAAATTGATGCTCGTGGATGACGAGGAAGGCGTTCGGCGCTTCCTCGGGCTTTCTCTTATTGATCTTGGATATGAAGTCAAAACAGCCGAAAACGGCGAGGCCGCGCTGAAGCTTTTTGAAGAATTTCAGCCGGAAATCGTCTTTACAGATATCAAGATGCCGGTCATGGACGGCATCGAACTGCTCAAGAGCATCAAGGCCAAGGCTCCTGAGACTGAGGTCATCATGATCACCGGTCATGGTGATATGGACCTTGCAATAGAATCGCTTAAATACGACGCTTCGGATTTTATCACCAAGCCGATCAACAACGACGTTCTTGAAGTTTCCCTGGATCGGGCCCGTGAACGTTTCGGCATGAAGCGCCAACTGCGAGATTATACTGAAAATCTTGAGCGTCTGGTCGAGGAAAAGACCAGCCGTATCATTGAACTGGAACGCCAGAACGCGGCCTGTCAGGTCGTTACAGGGCTTTCCGACGCTTTGTCCAATGCGGCGCAGGAAGTTGAAACCGGTTCCGGTCTGTTCAATGAATTGCCGTGCCTTGTGTCCATTCATAATCGCTATCTCGAAATCGTCGCTCATAATACCTTGTTTGAGGAACGACTCGGCAATCATGTCGGTTCCAACAGTTTCGATATTTATTCCGATCGCGATGGAGCGGGAAACGCCTGTCCGGTGCAGTTGACGTTTCAGACCGGCAAGGGGCAGCGAAGCAAGGAAAATTTTCTTGGCAGGGACGGTGAGGAAATTCCGGTTACTGTTTACACCGCACCGCTTCCCAACAAGGACGGCGAAATCGAATTGGTGCTCGACATCTCCGTTGACATGTCCGAGTTGAGCCGCCTCAAAGACGAATTGCTGACTACCCAGTATAAGTACCAACGCCTTTTTGACGAAGCTCCTTGCTATATTTCCGTTCAGAATCCTGATTTTTCTATCTCTGAAGTGAATCGCCTCTTCAAGCGTGATTTTGGAGAGGGCGTCAATAATTTCTGTTATGATTCATACAAGCACCGTAACGAGCCGTGTTCAGACTGTCCGGTGCACAAAACGCTTTTGGACGGCAAGTCCCGGCAGCGTGAAACAGTGGTGACGACTTTGTCCGGTGAGCAGAAGAACGTGCTTGTCTGGTCTGCGCCCATCCGTGACGCTTCCGGCAAGATTGTGCAGGCCATGGAATTGTCCACGGATATTACCGAGATTCGCAGATTGCAGGATCATCTTACTTCGCTCGGCATCATGCTTGGTTCCATGTCGCATGGTGTCAAGGGTATGCTGACTTCGCTGGACGGAGGCATTTACCGCTTGGAATCCGGCTTGAAGAAGGGGGATGAAAAGCGCGTTCAGGATGCGACTCGCGTGCTGAAGTCCATGATCGGCCGCGTCAAGAAAATGGTCCTCGACATCCTGTATTATGCCAAGTCTCGTGAGCTTGAGACCGAAACCGTGGACGCCGCCGCTTTCCTTCGCGAGACTGTTGAAATCACCGTTCCCAAGGCCAAGGCCGCCGGAGTGGAGTTCGTTTGTACGATCCCGGATGATCTCGGAAAGTTGCAGGCTGATACCGGAGCCGTCTCCGCTGCGCTGGTCAACTTTCTTGAGAACGGCGTGGATGCCTGTGAAGGGCGTGGAGTTGACGGCGGGGGCCGGTTGGAATTCGTGGCTGAACGTGATGAACGCGGCCTGGTCATAACCGTTGCGGATAACGGAATGGGCATGGACCGGGAAACGCGCGAAAAAATATTCACCCTGTTCTTTTCGTCCAAGGGGAAGCGCGGTACCGGAATCGGACTGTTCATCTCCAACCAGACTATCGAACTGCACGGCGGTTCCATTGACGTTGATTCCTCTCCTGACAAGGGGTCGCGTTTTACCATCGTGCTTCCGGAAAAAACTTCGTTGACTGAATAG
- a CDS encoding DVU0259 family response regulator domain-containing protein yields the protein MPKKIMVVDDDPDIVDYLVNVFEDHGYDTCRASDGVSAFDVAMTEKPDLITLDIEMPHEWGPRFYRRLTNEEEFSDIPVIVISGLSGIHLAIRRAVATIKKPFDPVDVIQIVREALGE from the coding sequence ATGCCGAAGAAAATCATGGTGGTGGATGACGATCCGGATATCGTCGACTACCTCGTCAATGTATTCGAAGATCACGGATACGATACCTGCCGCGCATCTGACGGTGTATCTGCCTTTGATGTCGCGATGACTGAAAAGCCGGACCTCATAACCCTTGATATTGAGATGCCTCATGAATGGGGCCCAAGGTTTTACCGTCGATTGACTAACGAGGAGGAATTTTCGGATATTCCGGTGATTGTCATCAGTGGATTATCCGGGATTCATCTGGCAATCCGTCGGGCCGTAGCGACTATCAAGAAGCCGTTTGACCCTGTGGATGTGATCCAGATAGTTCGTGAAGCATTGGGTGAGTGA